Within Flavobacteriales bacterium, the genomic segment TTATCAGGATATTTTAAATTCAGATATTCAGTTAAAAAATCGGCAATGGTTTCGTTGCTAGGTTCTGATTTATTGTAATTGGTTTCATCTTCTGGAGGAATACCAACAATGTAAGGCGATTTTACCACTTTTGTACTTTTACACGATAATAAAACGGAAACTAGCACAAATAAAAATATGTAAGCTAACCTTTTTAACTGCATTATTTTCCTTTACTCATTTTGTCCATAATGGTATAAAATAGATTGGGCAAAAGGGTTTTAAAAGGAATGGCGAGCAGTTCTTTGCTGCCAATGTACACATGGTTTTTATTTCGTTTGAGTGCCGAAATCAGTTTACGAGCAAACACTTCGGTTTTCATGCCATTAATTTGTGCAGGACTATCTTCGTTCGATACAGAGCCATCGGGGTTTAACGAATTTACCGATGCCTTGGTATTAATAAATCCTGGAGCAACCAGCATCACTTTAATGTTTAACGGTTTTAATTCCATTCGTAACGAATCGTAATAACCGTACAAGGCATGTTTTGAAGCTGCATAAGTGGTATGAAAAGGCAAACCGAACTTGCCCAAAATACTTGTTGTTACCACAATACTACCCGAATGTTGCTTTTGCATAACTGGAATTACAGCTTTAGTCAATGCTACATTTCCAAAATAATTGATTTCCATTATTTTACGTTCAACTTCAGTAGTTGTAAGCATAGCAGTACCTTTCTGGCTCAACCCACCATTGTTAAGCAACACATCAATTCGTCCAAATTTTTGAATAACCTGCTCAACCCATTTTTTAGCATCGTGGTGATGTTCCAAATCTAAGGGTAACAACAAAATATTATCGTTGCTTAACCCTGTTTTTTCTTTTACACGTTGCAATTCACTTTCTCTTCGAGCCGAAATAACCAGTTTGCATTGTTCTTTTGCAAAAGCATAACACAAACCCTCACCAATGCCCGATGATGCTCCAGTTATCCAAACTACTTTGTTTTTTAACTCCATAAACCAAAACTACATATTTAAAAACCAAATGCAATACTTGCACTTTTTCCATTTATAAAAAGATTATTGTGAATAAAGCTTAAGTATTCATGTAATCTTGCCATTGAACTAAAACATACTTTAAGTTTTCGCCTTCTTTTTTCTCTAAAAAACCATACTCATAACAAAACAAATACACATCGCCTTTTTGGTTTTTCCAATAATGAGTAAAATATTTTGGATTAAACCCTGATTTTAATAGCTCTTGTTTTCTTATTACTGCCTTACCTGCTTTATTGTAATTTTTTAAAACTCTTCTATTTTGCTTTAATTGCTTGTCGATAGTAACAAATATGTTAGATTGTTTTTCTTTATTATTTTGGTAATGATAACTTGATTTACAATAAGGAGTACAAAATATTTTATCTACTCTACCTTTCAATTTTTCTTTGCAATACAAACATTTCATAGTCGTATATTATACGTTTAATAATCGTTTAAATATACGGATA encodes:
- a CDS encoding SDR family oxidoreductase, whose translation is MELKNKVVWITGASSGIGEGLCYAFAKEQCKLVISARRESELQRVKEKTGLSNDNILLLPLDLEHHHDAKKWVEQVIQKFGRIDVLLNNGGLSQKGTAMLTTTEVERKIMEINYFGNVALTKAVIPVMQKQHSGSIVVTTSILGKFGLPFHTTYAASKHALYGYYDSLRMELKPLNIKVMLVAPGFINTKASVNSLNPDGSVSNEDSPAQINGMKTEVFARKLISALKRNKNHVYIGSKELLAIPFKTLLPNLFYTIMDKMSKGK